The following proteins are encoded in a genomic region of Periophthalmus magnuspinnatus isolate fPerMag1 chromosome 23, fPerMag1.2.pri, whole genome shotgun sequence:
- the slc38a9 gene encoding neutral amino acid transporter 9 isoform X2: MMGTSILSIPWGIKQAGFTMGILILIFTGLLLLYCCYIVLKSPKSIPYIDTSDWEFPDVCRYYFGKFGQWSSLFFSMVSLIGAMVVYWVLMSNFLFNSGQFIYNYVHHVNVSDHEFGTNGSDKVICPFPNYPDSNSSSLFVDQNANNSSDDTSFAHWWSKTHTIPLYLIVLLLPLLCFRSASFFARFTFLGTISVLYLITLVTYKAFRLGFHLEFHWFDHTQFFVPEFRLQFPQLTGVLTLAFFIHNCIITLMKSNKNQENNVRDLSVAYLLVGLTYLYVGVLIFSAFPSPPLTKECIEPNFLDNFPSSDVMVFVARAFLLFQMITVYPLLGYLVRVQVMSQFFGNNYPSFFHVLLLNVFIVGAGVLTAMFYPNIGSIIRFSGATCGLALVFIFPALVHMISLHRQGTLTWPSAVFHSFLILLGMANLLAQFFM, encoded by the exons ATGATGGGTACTTCTATACTTAGTATACCATGGGGCATAAAACAG GCTGGTTTCACTATGGGGATCCTTATTCTCATCTTCACTGGTCTGCTCTTGCTGTACTGTTGTTACATTGTGCTCAAATCACCAAAATCTATCC CTTATATAGATACATCGGATTGGGAATTCCCTGATGTCTGTCGGTACTACTTTGGCAAGTTTGGCCAATGGTCCAGTCTTTTCTTTTCAATGGTTTCTTTAATAGGAGCCATGGTGGTCTACTGGGTTCTTATGTCCAACTTTCTCTTTAACAGTGGACAGTTTATCTACA actATGTTCACCATGTCAATGTGTCAGACCATGAATTTGGAACAAATGGTTCCGACAAAG tgaTCTGCCCGTTCCCAAATTATCCGGACTCAAATTCTAGCTCATTGTTTGTGGACCAAAATGCAAACAACAGTTCTGATGACACCTCTTTTGCACATTGGTGGAGCAAGACCCATACCATCCCTCTGTATCTAATTGTGCTCCTCCTGCCACTACTCTGCTTTCGTTCTGCTTCATTTTTTGCAAGATTTACTTTTTTGG GCACAATCTCTGTTCTCTACCTCATTACACTGGTCACTTACAAAGCTTTCCGCCTTGGCTTTCACTTGGAGTTCCACTGGTTTGATCACACACAGTTTTTTGTTCCAG AGTTTAGACTTCAATTTCCTCAACTGACTGGTGTTCTCACACTGGCTTTTTTTATTCACAACTGTATCATCACTTTAATGAAAAGCAACAAAAACCAAGAAAACAAC GTGCGAGACCTTTCTGTGGCCTACCTCCTGGTTGGCCTGACCTATCTTTACGTGGGGGTTTTGATCTTTTCtgcttttccctctcctcctttaacCAAAGAATGCATTGAACCG AACTTTCTAGATAATTTCCCCAGCAGTGATGTGATGGTGTTTGTAGCACGGGCATTTCTGTTATTTCAAATGATAACAGTATACCCCCTTCTGGGATATCTAGTGCGTGTTCAAGTGATGAGCCAGTTCTTTGGGAACAACTATCCCAG TTTCTTTCATGTTCTGCTGCTAAATGTCTTCATTGTTGGAGCAGGGGTCCTTACTGCGATGTTTTATCCCAATATTGGCTCTATCATCAG ATTTTCCGGTGCCACGTGTGGTCTGGCTTTGGTGTTCATCTTCCCTGCCTTGGTCCACATGATCTCACTTCATCGACAAGGAACACTCACCTGGCCATCTGCCGTCTTCCACAGTTTTCTGATTCTGCTGGGAATGGCTAACCTTCTGGCTCAGTTCTTCATGTAG
- the slc38a9 gene encoding neutral amino acid transporter 9 isoform X1 has product MEDDSRPLLASEQTGECSLRGSTDSLDIKVKRPFHVEPRNIVADDPQERVSAEAAILNSRVHYYSKLTGSSDRLLSPPNHVIPRPEEIYIYSPLGTAFKVTSSDQSSKNPSIITIFAIWNTMMGTSILSIPWGIKQAGFTMGILILIFTGLLLLYCCYIVLKSPKSIPYIDTSDWEFPDVCRYYFGKFGQWSSLFFSMVSLIGAMVVYWVLMSNFLFNSGQFIYNYVHHVNVSDHEFGTNGSDKVICPFPNYPDSNSSSLFVDQNANNSSDDTSFAHWWSKTHTIPLYLIVLLLPLLCFRSASFFARFTFLGTISVLYLITLVTYKAFRLGFHLEFHWFDHTQFFVPEFRLQFPQLTGVLTLAFFIHNCIITLMKSNKNQENNVRDLSVAYLLVGLTYLYVGVLIFSAFPSPPLTKECIEPNFLDNFPSSDVMVFVARAFLLFQMITVYPLLGYLVRVQVMSQFFGNNYPSFFHVLLLNVFIVGAGVLTAMFYPNIGSIIRFSGATCGLALVFIFPALVHMISLHRQGTLTWPSAVFHSFLILLGMANLLAQFFM; this is encoded by the exons ATGGAGGATGACAGCCGACCACTGCTGGCTTCAGAGCAGACGGGAGAGTGCTCTCTTCGGGGCTCCACTGACTCTCTGGACATAAAAGTCAAGAG ACCGTTCCACGTGGAGCCCAGGAACATTGTAGCTGATGACCCGCAGGAGAGGGTGTCTGCTGAAGCCGCCATTCTCAATAGTCGAGTGCATTACTACAGCAAACTGACCGGCTCCTCTGATAGACTTCTG AGTCCTCCAAATCATGTGATCCCACGACCAGAAGAAATTTACATCTACAGCCCTCTGGGGACGGCTTTTAAGGTTACCAGCAGTGACCAATCATCTAAAAACCCCAGTATAATTACTAT ATTTGCTATATGGAACACAATGATGGGTACTTCTATACTTAGTATACCATGGGGCATAAAACAG GCTGGTTTCACTATGGGGATCCTTATTCTCATCTTCACTGGTCTGCTCTTGCTGTACTGTTGTTACATTGTGCTCAAATCACCAAAATCTATCC CTTATATAGATACATCGGATTGGGAATTCCCTGATGTCTGTCGGTACTACTTTGGCAAGTTTGGCCAATGGTCCAGTCTTTTCTTTTCAATGGTTTCTTTAATAGGAGCCATGGTGGTCTACTGGGTTCTTATGTCCAACTTTCTCTTTAACAGTGGACAGTTTATCTACA actATGTTCACCATGTCAATGTGTCAGACCATGAATTTGGAACAAATGGTTCCGACAAAG tgaTCTGCCCGTTCCCAAATTATCCGGACTCAAATTCTAGCTCATTGTTTGTGGACCAAAATGCAAACAACAGTTCTGATGACACCTCTTTTGCACATTGGTGGAGCAAGACCCATACCATCCCTCTGTATCTAATTGTGCTCCTCCTGCCACTACTCTGCTTTCGTTCTGCTTCATTTTTTGCAAGATTTACTTTTTTGG GCACAATCTCTGTTCTCTACCTCATTACACTGGTCACTTACAAAGCTTTCCGCCTTGGCTTTCACTTGGAGTTCCACTGGTTTGATCACACACAGTTTTTTGTTCCAG AGTTTAGACTTCAATTTCCTCAACTGACTGGTGTTCTCACACTGGCTTTTTTTATTCACAACTGTATCATCACTTTAATGAAAAGCAACAAAAACCAAGAAAACAAC GTGCGAGACCTTTCTGTGGCCTACCTCCTGGTTGGCCTGACCTATCTTTACGTGGGGGTTTTGATCTTTTCtgcttttccctctcctcctttaacCAAAGAATGCATTGAACCG AACTTTCTAGATAATTTCCCCAGCAGTGATGTGATGGTGTTTGTAGCACGGGCATTTCTGTTATTTCAAATGATAACAGTATACCCCCTTCTGGGATATCTAGTGCGTGTTCAAGTGATGAGCCAGTTCTTTGGGAACAACTATCCCAG TTTCTTTCATGTTCTGCTGCTAAATGTCTTCATTGTTGGAGCAGGGGTCCTTACTGCGATGTTTTATCCCAATATTGGCTCTATCATCAG ATTTTCCGGTGCCACGTGTGGTCTGGCTTTGGTGTTCATCTTCCCTGCCTTGGTCCACATGATCTCACTTCATCGACAAGGAACACTCACCTGGCCATCTGCCGTCTTCCACAGTTTTCTGATTCTGCTGGGAATGGCTAACCTTCTGGCTCAGTTCTTCATGTAG
- the purg gene encoding purine-rich element-binding protein gamma: MMADGCCRSMERVRGKIASDPSSQRTYPPQQFVQTGSTQPPQQGSDIQELASKRVDIQKKRFYLDVKQSVRGRFLKIAEVWIGRGRHDNIRKSKLTLSMSMAPALRYCLGDFIDYYARIGLRGSLAPPNIEDTRRRPQEQQLSPTGSAASEDHAHRVLKSEFIERDNRKYFLDLKENQRGRFLRIRQTVSKGYGTMGYYGQGIEQTIVLPAQGLIEFRDALSQLIEDYGDDDGEDRGQGALRNHEDQPELPEAASFRVDNKRFYFDVGSNRYGVFLKISEVRQPYRNTITVPLKAWARFGENFIRYEEEMRRIFSCHKDKRTDVRQDSEEQDA; this comes from the coding sequence ATGATGGCTGATGGATGTTGCAGAAGCATGGAAAGAGTCAGGGGTAAGATTGCATCAGATCCTTCTTCTCAAAGAACATATCCTCCTCAGCAGTTCGTCCAGACCGGCTCCACGCAGCCGCCTCAACAGGGCAGTGACATCCAGGAGCTGGCCTCCAAGCGCGTGGACATCCAAAAGAAGCGCTTCTATCTGGACGTGAAGCAGAGCGTACGCGGACGCTTCCTAAAAATCGCAGAGGTTTGGATTGGCAGGGGGCGCCATGACAACATCAGAAAGAGTAAACTCACTCTGTCCATGTCCATGGCCCCGGCTTTGCGCTACTGTCTGGGGGACTTCATAGACTACTATGCCAGGATTGGGCTGCGGGGGAGCCTTGCGCCCCCTAATATTGAGGACACGCGCAGGAGACCGCAGGAGCAGCAGCTGTCTCCTACCGGCTCCGCCGCATCCGAGGACCACGCGCACCGTGTGCTCAAAAGCGAGTTTATAGAAAGGGACAACAGAAAGTACTTTTTGGATCTGAAGGAGAACCAAAGGGGCAGATTCCTTCGCATTCGACAAACTGTCAGCAAGGGATACGGCACGATGGGTTACTATGGCCAGGGCATTGAGCAGACCATCGTGCTGCCCGCGCAGGGTCTCATTGAGTTCAGAGACGCGCTGTCGCAGCTCATCGAGGACTACGGGGACGACGACGGCGAGGACCGCGGCCAAGGAGCTTTACGGAACCATGAAGACCAGCCCGAGCTCCCAGAGGCTGCGTCCTTCCGAGTGGACAACAAGAGGTTTTACTTTGATGTGGGGTCTAACCGGTACGGAGTCTTTCTAAAGATTAGTGAGGTGCGACAGCCTTACAGGAACACTATCACGGTTCCACTCAAAGCCTGGGCTCGCTTTGGGGAAAACTTCATCAGGTATGAAGAGGAAATGAGACGCATCTTCTCCTGTCACAAAGATAAGAGGACAGATGTGCGACAGGACAGTGAGGAGCAGGACGCCTGA